In the genome of Pangasianodon hypophthalmus isolate fPanHyp1 chromosome 23, fPanHyp1.pri, whole genome shotgun sequence, one region contains:
- the LOC117595880 gene encoding cystatin-B, whose translation MCTTGIAGGWSEWMEVDDEVKKICLLLKPEAEKKTKRKFPVYLHLNYRRQVVAGSNYEMKVHVGNDSCLFLRVFQGLGPNAKLELQKAVVIPLPSIIIH comes from the exons ATGTGTACTACGGGGATTGCTGGAGGCTGGAGTGAATGGATGGAAGTTGATGATGAAGTGAAGAAAATCTGCTTGTTG ttaaaacCTGAAGCTGAGAAGAAGACTAAAAGGAAGTTTCCTGTTTACCTCCACCTGAACTACCGACGCCAGGTTGTGGCAGGATCAAACTACgaaatgaag gTGCATGTGGGAAATGACTCGTGTCTTTTTCTGAGAGTTTTCCAAGGACTTGGTCCTAATGCTAAACTGGAGCTTCAGAAAGCTGTAGTGATTCCACTGCCCAGCATCATTATCCATTAA